A part of Mucilaginibacter defluvii genomic DNA contains:
- the hisS gene encoding histidine--tRNA ligase: protein MASIKPSVPKGTRDFSPAEMAKRNFIFDTIKSVFRKYGYQQIETPAMENLSTLNGKYGDEGDKLMFKILNSGDYLSKVKPEKLTAADSNGLVAYISEKALRYDLTVPFARYVVQHQNDITFPFKRFQVQPVWRADRPQKGRYREFYQCDADVVGSDSLLNEAEFVQIYDEALSKLGLKVFTIKINNRKILSGIAEVINKSDSIIDLTVAIDKLDKIGLDGVTAELITKGFTEDDIEKLKPVILLQGSNIEKLASLREALATSATGLKGCDEIETVLNFINAAPLQKATLELDITLARGLNYYTGAIFEVKTNEVQMGSIGGGGRYDDLTGMFGLKNLAGAGISFGADRIYDVMEELNLFPTEAVQSTKALICCFDKDAEAYAWPLLQQLRAQDIKAELYPAGAKIKKQMDYANNKQIAYTILIGSEEIESGQLAFKNMITGEQQKLTAGEIIKALKQA, encoded by the coding sequence ATGGCATCCATCAAACCATCAGTACCAAAGGGTACCCGTGATTTTTCTCCGGCCGAAATGGCAAAGCGTAACTTTATTTTTGATACCATTAAGTCGGTCTTCCGTAAATATGGCTATCAGCAGATAGAAACTCCCGCCATGGAGAACCTTAGCACGCTAAACGGTAAGTATGGTGATGAGGGCGATAAGCTGATGTTTAAGATTTTGAACAGCGGAGATTACCTATCGAAAGTAAAACCCGAAAAGTTGACAGCGGCTGATTCAAACGGCTTGGTGGCTTACATCTCCGAAAAAGCCTTGCGCTACGATCTCACCGTTCCTTTCGCGCGATATGTAGTGCAGCATCAAAATGATATTACCTTTCCGTTCAAGCGCTTCCAGGTGCAACCTGTTTGGCGTGCAGACAGGCCGCAGAAAGGTCGTTACCGTGAGTTTTATCAATGTGATGCCGATGTAGTGGGTTCTGATTCGCTGCTTAACGAGGCGGAGTTTGTACAGATATACGATGAAGCTTTAAGCAAGCTCGGACTGAAAGTTTTTACCATCAAGATTAACAATAGAAAAATACTATCAGGCATTGCTGAGGTTATCAATAAAAGCGATAGTATTATTGACCTGACCGTTGCTATTGATAAGCTGGACAAGATCGGCCTGGATGGCGTTACTGCCGAACTGATCACCAAAGGCTTTACCGAAGATGATATTGAAAAGCTGAAACCGGTTATCCTGCTGCAAGGTTCGAATATAGAAAAGCTGGCCAGCCTGCGCGAAGCCTTAGCAACGTCAGCAACCGGACTTAAAGGTTGTGATGAAATTGAAACGGTGTTGAACTTTATTAATGCCGCGCCGTTACAAAAAGCTACGCTGGAATTAGACATAACCCTTGCCCGTGGATTGAACTATTACACCGGGGCCATCTTCGAGGTAAAAACCAACGAGGTGCAAATGGGCAGCATTGGTGGCGGTGGCCGCTATGATGACCTTACCGGCATGTTCGGCTTAAAAAACCTTGCCGGCGCGGGCATCAGTTTTGGTGCCGACAGAATTTATGATGTAATGGAAGAGCTTAACCTGTTCCCTACCGAGGCGGTGCAAAGCACCAAGGCGCTGATCTGTTGTTTTGACAAGGATGCCGAAGCTTATGCGTGGCCGCTATTGCAGCAACTGCGCGCGCAAGATATTAAGGCTGAGCTTTACCCGGCCGGAGCCAAGATCAAAAAGCAAATGGATTATGCCAATAATAAGCAGATAGCTTATACCATATTAATTGGCAGCGAGGAAATTGAAAGCGGGCAGCTTGCCTTTAAAAACATGATCACCGGCGAACAGCAAAAGCTAACCGCCGGTGAAATTATTAAAGCGTTAAAACAGGCCTAA
- the dusB gene encoding tRNA dihydrouridine synthase DusB encodes MSVRIGNIDLGEFPLLLAPMEDVSDPPFRYVCKQNGADMMYTEFISSEGLIRDAAKSIKKLDIFEYERPIGIQIFGSDIEHMREATEIATQAGPDLMDINYGCPVKQVACRGAGASLLQDIDKMVAMTKAVVEATHLPVTVKTRLGWNDDTKNVYEVAERLQDVGIKALTIHGRTRAQMYKGVADWSLIRDIKRNPRIQIPIFGNGDIDSPQKAANWRLEYEVDGMMIGRASIGYPWIFREVKHFFRTGEFLEGPTVAERVEVCRTHLEKSIEWKGLKTGIFEMRRHYSNYFKGINHFKEYRMRLVTAATLDEVQDILSEVELKYSAEVV; translated from the coding sequence ATGTCTGTACGAATAGGAAATATTGATTTAGGGGAGTTCCCGCTGCTGCTGGCACCAATGGAAGATGTGAGCGATCCGCCCTTCCGTTACGTGTGCAAGCAAAACGGCGCGGATATGATGTACACGGAATTCATCTCGTCCGAAGGGTTGATACGTGATGCCGCTAAAAGCATCAAAAAGCTGGATATTTTTGAGTATGAGCGCCCGATAGGCATACAGATTTTCGGCAGTGATATTGAGCACATGCGCGAGGCTACCGAGATTGCCACCCAGGCCGGGCCTGACCTGATGGACATAAACTATGGCTGCCCTGTTAAACAGGTGGCCTGTCGCGGCGCCGGTGCCAGTTTACTCCAGGATATTGATAAGATGGTGGCCATGACCAAAGCCGTTGTTGAAGCTACGCACTTGCCCGTTACCGTAAAAACCCGCTTAGGCTGGAATGACGATACTAAAAATGTGTACGAGGTTGCCGAGCGCTTACAGGATGTAGGTATCAAAGCTTTAACCATACATGGCCGCACCCGCGCCCAGATGTATAAGGGAGTAGCCGACTGGAGCCTGATACGCGATATTAAGCGCAACCCGCGTATACAGATACCGATATTTGGTAATGGAGATATAGATTCGCCGCAAAAGGCTGCCAACTGGCGTTTGGAGTATGAAGTGGACGGTATGATGATTGGCCGGGCATCAATTGGTTACCCGTGGATTTTCAGGGAAGTAAAACATTTTTTTAGGACCGGCGAATTTTTAGAAGGCCCAACCGTTGCCGAACGGGTTGAGGTATGCCGTACCCATTTAGAGAAATCGATTGAGTGGAAAGGCCTCAAAACGGGCATTTTTGAGATGCGCAGGCACTATTCAAATTATTTTAAGGGCATCAATCATTTTAAGGAATACCGCATGCGTTTAGTTACGGCAGCTACGCTTGATGAGGTTCAGGACATACTTTCGGAAGTTGAATTAAAATATTCGGCAGAAGTGGTGTGA
- a CDS encoding DUF4238 domain-containing protein has protein sequence MDQHYLPKCYLKEFCQVGDDFLYKINCGLIKYGRRAGYKKMHPSEGCYEKDYFTITEDFKKLYPRFQSYEPYFIEKQFHSYETIYPSIINKLKLGQKWLSFKDAQILIYALFEFKIRNRFFRDKTEISKRQVAIDLFDEYLMNTKKRAWALQKFHITEDELTKHVSMMKDDIISDPHYAKHSHIAAIMMRYENDNSTHDFVISNLLMYKWVIFKSDRLFLTSDNPGYSIGVDNIVYNTRFLDGFHFVFPLTPSMCLCITDDVIDFKYYDNMSIKHIESGLVSDDIVSRINNMCLKHVVNYVYSGDKNVIEFYSKDIKWVGADSK, from the coding sequence ATGGACCAACATTATTTACCAAAATGCTATCTCAAAGAATTTTGTCAAGTTGGAGATGATTTTCTCTATAAAATAAACTGTGGTTTGATAAAATACGGACGAAGAGCGGGGTATAAAAAAATGCATCCATCCGAAGGTTGTTATGAAAAAGATTATTTTACAATTACAGAAGATTTCAAAAAGCTTTATCCGCGATTTCAATCGTATGAACCATATTTTATCGAAAAACAGTTTCATTCTTATGAAACTATTTATCCATCAATAATAAATAAACTTAAATTAGGTCAAAAATGGCTCTCATTTAAGGATGCTCAAATTTTAATTTATGCCTTGTTTGAGTTTAAAATCAGAAATCGTTTCTTCCGAGACAAAACAGAAATCAGCAAACGTCAAGTAGCAATTGATTTATTCGACGAATATTTAATGAACACGAAAAAGCGAGCATGGGCATTACAAAAATTTCATATCACCGAAGATGAATTGACCAAACATGTATCAATGATGAAAGATGATATAATATCCGATCCTCATTACGCTAAACATTCTCACATTGCTGCTATCATGATGCGATATGAGAATGATAATAGCACACATGACTTTGTTATATCGAACTTACTAATGTATAAGTGGGTTATTTTTAAATCTGATAGATTATTCTTAACATCAGATAATCCTGGCTACTCAATTGGTGTAGACAATATTGTTTACAACACAAGATTTCTTGATGGATTCCACTTTGTTTTTCCATTAACTCCATCTATGTGCCTATGTATAACAGATGATGTCATAGATTTTAAATACTACGATAACATGTCTATCAAACATATAGAATCAGGCTTAGTAAGCGACGATATCGTTTCACGGATAAATAATATGTGCTTGAAACATGTAGTAAATTACGTTTATTCAGGCGATAAAAATGTAATTGAATTTTATTCAAAAGATATAAAATGGGTTGGCGCTGACTCTAAATAA
- a CDS encoding putative signal transducing protein — MEKNWVKIYTSTNFYQSEIIKQVLTEHQIDAVLLNRQDSSHRTFGNIEVYVHHEDFSHAIEIMILNQINI; from the coding sequence ATGGAAAAGAACTGGGTAAAGATTTATACTTCAACCAACTTTTATCAATCAGAGATTATTAAACAGGTGCTTACCGAGCACCAGATAGATGCGGTATTGCTTAACCGGCAAGACTCATCGCACCGCACCTTTGGCAATATTGAGGTTTATGTACACCATGAGGATTTTAGCCATGCCATCGAAATCATGATCCTCAACCAAATTAATATATGA
- the apaG gene encoding Co2+/Mg2+ efflux protein ApaG, which produces MVTTITDGVRVSVETIYQPEYSNPANEHFMFAYKINIENMGAYAVQLISRHWVIFDSNGVKREVEGEGVVGQQPVIEPGSSHEYVSGCNLKTDMGSMKGEYHMLRLLDNAQFDVTIPEFQLIAPYRMN; this is translated from the coding sequence ATGGTTACTACAATAACTGACGGCGTTAGGGTCTCTGTCGAGACTATCTATCAGCCGGAATATTCTAACCCCGCTAACGAGCATTTTATGTTCGCTTATAAAATTAACATCGAAAATATGGGGGCCTATGCTGTACAATTGATCAGTAGGCACTGGGTGATATTTGACTCTAACGGCGTAAAACGCGAAGTTGAAGGTGAAGGCGTAGTTGGACAGCAACCGGTTATTGAGCCGGGCAGCTCGCATGAGTATGTATCAGGCTGTAACCTTAAAACGGATATGGGCAGTATGAAGGGCGAATACCATATGTTGCGTTTATTGGATAATGCGCAATTTGATGTTACCATACCTGAATTTCAATTAATAGCACCTTACCGTATGAATTAA
- a CDS encoding CPBP family intramembrane glutamic endopeptidase, whose product MTESADYHIKPIKQLLYLILVFFAFTLLANLVSLAWVAILYGKNITNQMQVVSKGSPQEVLNALKIVLALGTTIGMFLAPALYFSRFIVYNVDDYIKPTVKFSPLLLPLVLAIMLFSFPVMEMLININAKLALPEFLKGVERWMRQSENDTNRMIEAVLQTDTVGHFIISILIVAILPAIGEEFMFRGCLQTIFGQWTGNKHAAIWITAFIFSAMHLQFFGFLPRLMLGALFGYMAAYSGSIWPGVLAHFINNGAAVVATYLYQNKKTNIDPNSDHIFNYPLYIISFIIILFLFWIFKNVASGKRNIPEY is encoded by the coding sequence ATGACGGAAAGCGCTGATTATCATATAAAACCCATAAAGCAATTACTATACTTAATACTGGTGTTTTTTGCTTTTACTTTATTGGCAAATTTAGTTTCGCTGGCTTGGGTCGCTATTTTATACGGAAAAAATATTACTAACCAAATGCAGGTGGTAAGCAAAGGCTCGCCGCAGGAGGTGCTCAATGCACTAAAAATAGTTTTGGCGTTAGGTACAACCATCGGCATGTTTTTAGCACCGGCCTTATACTTTTCTCGCTTTATTGTTTATAATGTTGATGATTATATAAAGCCGACCGTAAAATTCAGCCCCTTATTGTTACCCTTGGTACTGGCTATCATGCTTTTCTCTTTCCCGGTAATGGAAATGCTGATAAACATCAACGCAAAGCTGGCGTTGCCTGAATTTTTAAAAGGCGTTGAGCGGTGGATGCGGCAATCAGAGAATGATACCAACCGCATGATTGAAGCCGTTTTACAAACAGATACTGTTGGCCACTTCATCATATCAATACTTATTGTGGCTATACTGCCCGCTATAGGCGAGGAGTTTATGTTTCGCGGTTGCCTGCAAACCATATTCGGGCAATGGACGGGTAACAAACATGCCGCCATCTGGATAACGGCTTTTATATTTAGCGCCATGCACCTGCAGTTCTTTGGCTTTTTACCAAGGCTGATGCTTGGTGCCTTGTTTGGGTATATGGCCGCCTATAGCGGCAGTATTTGGCCCGGCGTTTTGGCGCATTTTATAAACAATGGCGCGGCAGTAGTAGCTACTTACCTGTATCAAAATAAAAAAACGAATATCGACCCGAACAGCGACCATATTTTTAATTACCCGCTGTATATAATCAGCTTTATAATTATATTATTTTTGTTCTGGATTTTTAAAAATGTTGCATCGGGCAAAAGGAACATCCCCGAGTATTAA
- a CDS encoding TlpA disulfide reductase family protein, translating into MKKKLLAAALLLPAMAFAQNDAPFKISGKLGKLNAPAKAYLAYRVGDNNVTDSAVFNNGTFEFNGRIIEPTNATLFIDRRGIGFDRYIDLNFPDGGPSKTAEMLPFFIGKESFTITGTDSVSKATINGSKINDDNKKLIDLLKPINEKAKKINTEAAAATAQQKGSASFQNSMQAKYKALQTEQKAVMKKFITDNPDSFISLLAVSSMGGPSPEPSEIEPLFSKLSDELKNSTGGKAIQSALESLRSTAIGAIAPDFTQNDVNGKPVSLSSFKGKYVLIDFWASWCGPCRTENPNVVRAYYLYKDKNFTVFGVSLDKPNAKDSWLAAIKQDGLVWTQVSDLKYWNNEAAALYGVRSIPQNFLIGPDGKIIAKNLRGDDLDEKLAELLGGKKKS; encoded by the coding sequence ATGAAAAAAAAATTGTTAGCCGCTGCCTTGTTATTACCGGCAATGGCTTTTGCACAAAACGATGCGCCTTTTAAAATAAGCGGAAAACTGGGCAAACTAAACGCACCCGCCAAAGCTTACCTGGCATACCGCGTAGGCGATAACAATGTTACCGACTCGGCGGTGTTTAACAACGGTACCTTTGAATTTAATGGCCGTATTATTGAGCCCACCAACGCCACTTTGTTTATTGACCGCAGGGGTATAGGTTTTGACCGTTACATAGATTTGAATTTTCCGGATGGCGGCCCGTCAAAAACAGCCGAAATGCTTCCGTTCTTTATCGGTAAGGAGAGTTTTACAATTACCGGAACCGATTCTGTAAGTAAGGCTACCATCAACGGATCAAAAATTAATGATGATAATAAGAAACTGATTGATCTCTTAAAACCGATCAACGAAAAAGCTAAAAAAATAAATACGGAAGCCGCCGCCGCTACCGCTCAGCAAAAAGGTTCAGCGTCGTTTCAAAACAGTATGCAGGCTAAATACAAAGCGCTGCAAACCGAGCAGAAAGCGGTGATGAAAAAATTTATTACTGATAATCCTGATAGCTTTATCAGCCTGCTGGCGGTAAGTTCAATGGGTGGACCCTCGCCGGAGCCATCAGAAATTGAACCCTTGTTCAGCAAGTTAAGTGATGAGTTGAAAAATTCAACAGGCGGCAAAGCCATTCAAAGCGCGTTGGAAAGTTTGCGCAGTACGGCCATTGGTGCCATAGCGCCCGACTTTACGCAAAACGATGTAAATGGTAAACCGGTTAGCTTGTCCTCTTTCAAAGGAAAATACGTATTGATCGACTTTTGGGCATCATGGTGCGGCCCGTGCCGTACAGAAAACCCGAACGTGGTAAGAGCCTATTATTTATATAAGGATAAAAACTTTACGGTGTTTGGTGTATCGCTTGATAAACCAAATGCTAAAGACTCATGGCTGGCTGCTATAAAACAGGATGGCCTGGTTTGGACGCAGGTATCTGACCTGAAATACTGGAACAATGAGGCCGCGGCACTTTACGGCGTACGCTCCATCCCACAAAACTTTTTAATTGGGCCCGATGGAAAGATCATCGCCAAAAACCTGCGTGGTGATGACCTTGACGAAAAGCTTGCCGAGTTATTAGGTGGTAAGAAGAAATCGTAA
- a CDS encoding formimidoylglutamase: MSLAYFFSPIDLKRITPKKGYYTSQLGQKIELYSVDFPDLEQKIDIAIIGVQEGRNADNNDGCAHGPDHIREKLYILNEGNYTTKIVDLGNIRQGATVTDTYYALKTVVEELIKQDIFPLIIGGSQDLTYAQYLGYEKLEQKVDLVVIDSHFDIEDDPHHGSIETTSASYLSKIFLHEPNYLFNFSNLGYQTYFTSQESLRVMEKLYFDVHRLGELSGQVAVTEPIIRNANMISFDISAIRSAAAMGNANASPNGFYGEEACQLCRYAGFNDKLTSIGFYEYNPAYDSNGQTAMLLAQMIWCFVDGFYNRKRDFPLNPKSQYLIYKTSLKHDDHELVFVKSKKSDRWWMQVPYPTHGSMNERFHLVPCRYEDYKTAVSGEMPDLWWRTYQKLA, from the coding sequence ATGTCATTAGCCTATTTTTTTTCACCAATAGACCTGAAGCGTATAACACCGAAAAAAGGCTATTACACCAGTCAGTTAGGGCAAAAAATTGAGCTCTACTCAGTTGATTTCCCTGATTTGGAACAAAAAATCGACATTGCTATTATTGGTGTGCAGGAGGGGCGTAACGCTGATAATAACGATGGTTGCGCGCACGGGCCGGATCACATTAGGGAGAAATTGTACATCCTGAACGAGGGAAATTACACCACCAAAATTGTCGACTTGGGTAACATCAGGCAGGGAGCTACTGTAACCGACACCTATTATGCCCTTAAAACGGTGGTTGAGGAATTGATTAAGCAGGATATTTTCCCGCTGATTATCGGCGGCAGCCAGGATTTGACCTATGCCCAGTATCTCGGCTACGAAAAGCTGGAGCAAAAGGTTGACCTGGTGGTGATCGATTCGCATTTTGATATTGAGGATGATCCGCATCATGGCAGTATCGAAACCACATCGGCTTCGTATCTAAGCAAAATATTTTTGCATGAGCCCAACTACCTGTTCAACTTCAGTAACCTGGGATATCAGACGTATTTTACCAGCCAGGAGAGCCTGCGCGTAATGGAGAAGTTGTACTTTGATGTGCACCGTTTAGGTGAGCTGAGCGGACAGGTTGCCGTTACCGAGCCTATCATCCGCAATGCCAACATGATCAGTTTTGATATCTCCGCCATACGTTCGGCGGCGGCTATGGGTAATGCCAACGCGTCGCCAAACGGTTTCTATGGTGAGGAAGCTTGTCAGCTATGCCGGTATGCCGGGTTTAATGATAAGCTGACTTCGATAGGCTTTTATGAATACAATCCCGCTTACGACAGCAACGGCCAAACCGCCATGCTGCTTGCGCAGATGATATGGTGTTTTGTGGACGGCTTTTATAACCGTAAGCGCGATTTTCCTCTTAACCCTAAATCGCAATACCTGATCTACAAAACCAGTTTGAAGCATGACGACCATGAACTGGTGTTTGTAAAGAGCAAAAAATCCGACCGTTGGTGGATGCAGGTGCCCTATCCTACGCACGGTTCCATGAACGAACGGTTCCATTTGGTGCCCTGCCGGTATGAAGATTACAAAACCGCCGTATCCGGCGAAATGCCCGATCTATGGTGGCGTACTTATCAAAAACTGGCCTGA
- the lpxB gene encoding lipid-A-disaccharide synthase, whose translation MKYYLVAGEASGDLHGANLMKALKEQDAQAEFRYFGGDLMQAEGGTLVKHYADMAYMGFVEVALNLRAILKNMKQCKQDIVAWQPDVLILIDFPGFNMKIAEYAKKNGLLVCYYISPKVWAWNQKRVLNIKKVVDHMFCILPFEVDFYKSWDMQVDYVGNPLLDAAAAFKPSATFLQDNNLEGKPIIALLPGSRKQEINHLLPDMVAMQARFPDHQLVIAGAPSFNEAYYQPYLKGHNIPVVFNATYDLLQHAEAAVVASGTATLETALFNVPQVVVYKGNAITIAIGRMVIKIKFISLVNLIMDKQVVRELIQQQCNPQEIYTELNRLINDQPYRQQMLDHYDQLDERMGTPGASAKTAALIIKYTTKK comes from the coding sequence ATGAAGTATTACCTGGTAGCCGGCGAAGCCTCGGGCGATCTGCATGGGGCCAACCTGATGAAGGCGCTTAAAGAGCAGGACGCCCAGGCGGAGTTCCGCTATTTTGGCGGCGACCTGATGCAGGCGGAAGGCGGCACCCTGGTAAAGCATTATGCCGATATGGCTTACATGGGTTTTGTGGAAGTGGCGCTTAACCTCCGCGCCATCCTCAAAAACATGAAGCAGTGCAAGCAGGATATTGTTGCCTGGCAGCCGGATGTATTGATACTGATCGACTTCCCCGGCTTTAACATGAAGATAGCCGAGTATGCCAAAAAGAACGGTTTACTGGTATGCTATTACATATCCCCTAAAGTTTGGGCCTGGAACCAAAAGCGTGTGCTCAATATTAAAAAGGTGGTGGATCACATGTTTTGCATACTGCCCTTTGAGGTTGATTTTTATAAGAGCTGGGACATGCAGGTTGATTATGTAGGCAATCCGCTGCTTGATGCCGCCGCCGCTTTTAAACCATCGGCTACTTTTTTGCAGGATAATAATTTGGAGGGCAAACCTATTATCGCCTTGCTGCCCGGCAGCCGTAAACAGGAGATCAATCATTTACTGCCCGATATGGTAGCCATGCAAGCTCGCTTTCCAGATCATCAGTTGGTAATTGCCGGCGCGCCATCATTCAACGAAGCTTACTATCAACCTTATTTAAAAGGTCATAATATCCCCGTAGTTTTCAACGCCACTTATGATCTGCTGCAACACGCTGAGGCGGCCGTTGTAGCATCGGGTACGGCTACTCTGGAGACCGCCCTGTTTAATGTACCGCAGGTAGTGGTTTATAAAGGCAACGCCATAACCATAGCTATCGGCCGTATGGTGATCAAAATAAAGTTTATATCGCTGGTGAACCTGATCATGGATAAGCAGGTGGTACGTGAGCTGATACAGCAGCAATGCAATCCGCAGGAAATATATACTGAACTTAACAGGTTGATAAACGATCAGCCCTACCGCCAACAGATGCTGGATCATTACGATCAACTTGATGAAAGAATGGGCACACCGGGTGCATCAGCCAAAACCGCGGCACTCATCATTAAATATACCACTAAAAAGTAG
- the surE gene encoding 5'/3'-nucleotidase SurE — MKKNKPTILVVNDDGITAPGIKALIYAMNDIGRVVVVAPDSPQSGMGHAITIGKPLRFDKEDLYEGIEMYKCSGTPVDCVKLAVNLVFKGKKPDLCVSGINHGLNNSINVLYSGTMSAAVEGAIESIPSIGFSLDDYTQQADFEPCVKYVKQIALQVLEHGLPTATLLNVNFPATPLKGIKICRQANAKWAEEFDERMDPHKRPYYWLTGVFQLNDQGEDTDVWALENGYVSVVPVQFDMTAHHAIPVLNSWKFND, encoded by the coding sequence ATGAAAAAGAATAAGCCGACCATATTGGTAGTGAACGATGATGGAATCACCGCGCCGGGCATTAAGGCGCTTATTTACGCCATGAATGATATTGGCCGCGTAGTGGTTGTTGCGCCTGATAGTCCGCAATCGGGCATGGGCCATGCCATTACCATAGGCAAGCCCTTGCGTTTTGATAAGGAAGACCTGTACGAAGGCATTGAGATGTACAAATGCTCGGGCACCCCTGTTGATTGCGTTAAGCTGGCCGTAAACCTGGTTTTTAAAGGCAAAAAGCCTGACTTGTGTGTATCCGGCATTAATCACGGACTGAACAACTCTATCAACGTATTATACTCGGGCACCATGTCGGCCGCGGTGGAGGGCGCTATTGAGAGCATCCCATCCATAGGTTTTTCGTTGGATGATTATACCCAGCAGGCCGATTTTGAGCCTTGCGTTAAATATGTAAAACAGATAGCCTTGCAAGTACTGGAACACGGCTTGCCAACAGCTACGCTATTAAACGTTAACTTTCCGGCTACGCCGTTAAAAGGAATAAAGATCTGCCGCCAGGCGAATGCCAAATGGGCCGAGGAGTTTGATGAGCGCATGGACCCGCACAAACGTCCCTATTATTGGCTGACCGGTGTTTTTCAATTAAATGACCAAGGTGAGGATACCGACGTCTGGGCCTTGGAGAATGGCTACGTATCGGTAGTACCGGTACAGTTTGACATGACCGCCCACCACGCCATACCGGTGTTAAACAGCTGGAAGTTTAACGATTAA